The genomic DNA CGGTGGACGAGGAAAACGATGCGGTCGGCGACAGCTACATCGTCGTCGACACCGGTTTCTGGATCTTCGGCAAGAAGGTCGTGCTGCCGGCAGGCACCGTGATTCGGATCGACCCCCAGGAGCGCAAGGTTTACATCTCGCGCACCAAGGAGGAGATCAAACAGGCGCCGGAGTTCGACGAGGCGACCTACCGGGAGCCCGACTACCGCGACAGGCTCAGTGACTACTACGGCGCCGGCACCTGGTAGTCGTTGACCGTTGATGAGCTCCTCCCCGCCCGGGGAGGGGCTCATTTCGTGTTGGGGCGCCGGTAAGGACATGGTCTTCGTGCCAGGGCCCCGACACCGAGAATCGGTACGAAGGAGATCAGCAGCACCGAGCCGGCGATCACGCTCCAGCTGGTTCCGGCCCGGCAGGTGTATCGCTCCGGTACGGCGAGCGCACCCCGGCCGAGCGGAGACGCCCGTGACCGCGCCGGAACCGGCGATGAACTCAGTGCTGAGGCCGGTGCTCACAACTACTCGCCTCACCGGTCGCAGCGCCAGCAATGGCCATAAACTAGCGAAAAACGACGAGCACGCAGCACCTCGGCTTCATCGAAGGAGCCGGCCTGGTCGCTGCCCGAGACAAGGCAGGGCGTCGGTGAGTACGGCTGCTGTCCGGTTCAAAGGGCCCCAGGACCTGCCCCCACAGGTGTTCGACCGCGTGCGGGTGGCCGCGGTGCACGCCAGCGGCCTGCTGGACACCGGCCCGGAGCCGGTGTTCGACGACCTGGCCGGCCTGGCCCTGACCGTCACCGGCGCGTCGACGGCGTTCGTCACCGTGCTCGATGAGCGGCGCTCGTTCTGGAAAAGCGTGATCGGCCTGGGAGATCCGCCGGTCGAAGAACGCCAGAATGCGGCGGAGGCGAGTCTCTGCCATTTGGTGGTAGCCGCCGATGGGCCGCTGATCGTGACCGACGCCGCCACCGACGCCCGGGTGTGCATGATCTCCTCGGTCACCCGGATGGGGATCGGCGCCTGGGCCGGCTACCCCATCCACGCCCCGGGCGGGCAGGTGCTGGGGGCATTGTGCGTGGTGGACTCCGCACCCCGCGAATGGAACCAGGCGCAGATCAAGACGCTGGCCACTCTGGCTCGCGCGGTCAGCGGCGAGATCGCCCTGCGCGACGTACTGGGACGCATGGAAACCCAGATGGCCGACCTGCGGGCGGCATCCGATGCGGCGGCCGCCCTGGCGCGTACCTTGCAAGAGAGCCTGTTGCCGCCGGTTCTCACGCAGCCGCCCGGTATCCAGGCCGCCGCCCGCTACCTGCCCGCCGGCCAGGGCGTCACCGTGCTGGGCGACTTCTACGACCTGTTCACCGCTTCGCCCTCCCGCTGGTGCGTGATCATGGGTGATGTGTCCGGTCACGGGGTGGAGGCGGCCAAGGTCACCGCGCTGGCCCGCTACACCGTGCGCGCCGACGCCTCCCATCACATCTCCTCCAACCGGGTGCTGGAGCAGCTCAACACCGCGTTGCTGGCCCAGCAGGTGGCCTCCCATCAGCTTCTCACCGCCGTCTGTGCGATCTTCCGCATCGACGGGGTGGGCATCACCGGGGTGTTGAGCACTGCCGGACACCCTTCGGCGCTGATACGCCACATCGACGGCACCGTGCAGGAGCTGCGCTCGGCCGGGGCGATGCTGGGAGTCTTTCCTGACGCGGGCCTGACCAGCACCCGTTTCACCTTGCGCCCGGGCGAGGTGCTGCTGTTTCACACCGACGGCGTCACCGAAGCCCACCGGCCCACCGATCGGCGGTTGTTCGGCGAGGAGCGCCTGCACAGGCTACTGGCCGGCTGCGGCGACCTGGATGCCTCAGCCATCGTGGAGCGCATCGGCGAAGCCGTTCTGGCTCACTGCGAAGGCGACTCCGCCGACGACATCGCCCTGCTGGCCCTACGCGTCCCCGCGATCAGGCCGGCGGCCGGCAATTCGCGCTCCTTGCCGGCGAGGCCGAATACCTGACGGCCGCTTCGGTGAGCGGGCCAGTCGCGAAATCACGATCGACGACATGGACGAGCCCGAGACATCGACCCCAGCACCGGGTCATCATGGAGCATGAGACGGGTAGTGATCCTCGGTCGTGGCGGCGCGGGCAAATCGACCCTCGCCCGCCGCCTGGGTGACGTGGCGAAGCTGCCCGTCATCGAACTGGACACACTGTTCTGGGAGCCCGGTCTCACCGCGACGGCTCCCGGCCGGTGGGCGGCTCGTCAACAAGAACTGGTTCAGCAGGACGCCTGGATCCTCGATGGCGACCTTGGACCCTACGACGCCCTCGACGTGCGTCTCCGGAGGGCCGACACCATCATCGTGCTGGACTTCTTCTTCCCCCGATGTGCCTGGCGGGCGATCCGGCGGGGCCGCGAACGTGCCGACTTCTGGCGCTGGGTCTGGGCCTACCGGCGCCGCAGCCTCCCCCGCGTGATGCGGGCGATCGCCACGCACGCTCCGCACGCGGACACCCACCTGTTGCGCGACCCCCGCGCGGTCCGGCACTTCCTCACCCGGCTTTCCAGAGACGATCAGGTCCACAACCGATAGCCGTCCCGAGACCCAGATCGCTACTCACAGCGCTCTCGGAGATCCGCCGCTGATCGGCTTGGCGGCCCTCAGCGGCGCGGAGCCGGAGAGCGGCGGCTACATCGGTGAGAAAGAGCGCTGGGGCAGGGGCTGTGGCATCGAGGCCATCCGCCTGACCTGCCGCTCAGGTAGCCAATCGCGGAGGGGATCGTATTCCAGCCAGCGGTTGCGCTCCGCCTCTTCCACGAAGGCGCTCACCAGGGTGTCCAGCGGCAGATGGCCGTCGTTGTCGCGCCAGAGCAGGGACCAGGCGTAGAGGGGCGTGGGGCCGACCAGCGGGACGGAGCGGATCGCTGGGTGAGCCGGGAGGGGTACGTCCGCAGGCAGCAGGCTGAAGCGGCGCGGGTCGACTACCAGGTCGGCCAGGAAGTGGTCCAGTCCCAGGTTGGTGCCCTCGGCGCGGTCGTGGATACCGAAGGCCTCGGCGAAGCGGTGGAGAAAGTCCAGCCGGTGGAGCGGTCCCGGGGTCCACAGCACGCTGTCCCGCAGCTGCGCAGGTCGGATCGCCGGCGCGTGCGCCAACGGGTGTTCCGTACCGAAGATCACATCCACCGGCTCCAGCCGGACCAGACGGTGCGTCAGCCCGGCGGGCAACGGCGCGTGGACGCGGCCGAAAGCGGCGTCCATGTCGCCGTGCAGCAGCGCCGCGATCACTGAGGACAGGTCACGGCCATGTCCCGGTTCCAGCCGCGGCTCGCGGATCGCCACCTGCGCCAGCGTGCGCATGGGTGCGTACAGGTGACCCCACACGTCGATCCGCAGCGGACGGTGCGCATCCAGTACCGCTGCCACGGCCCGGTCCGCGGCGGCCAATGCCTGCCGGGCAGGCTCAAGGAAACGCTCCCCGGCCTCGGTGAGCCGGACCCCCTGGCCGCCACGGTCGAACAGGTGTCTGCCGAGCGTGGACTCCAGGCGGGCGACGCGTTTGGACAGCGCCTGCTGGGAGATCGCCAGGTCTTCGGCCGCATGGCCGAAGTGCAGTTCTGTGGCGGCCAGCACGAACGCGCGCACCTGCGCCAGGTCGAGATCCACCCCTGCCACCTTAGGTGACAACCAATGGTTGTCAGCCACTCGTAGCCGTTGTTGGAGCGAGCAGGCCGAACGCCGGTTTCATTGCCGCATGCGTAGATTGATGCCTACGGGAGACGTAGCGCGACCGGTGGAGTTCGCCCAGGACGCACAGCCCACGACCGCCCCGGACGAAGTGCTGGTCAAGGTCGAGGCGTTCTCGCCGAATCGTGGGGAGACGTTCCTGCTCGAAGAGCCGAAACCCGGTCTGATACCCGGCAAAGATATCGCCGGCTTGATCGTGCAGGCCGCCGCCGACGGCTCGGGGCCGCAGGCGGGCACCCGGGTGGTGGGTCACCCGCCGATGGGCGGCTGGGCCGAGTACGCGGCCGTGCCCACCCACTCGCTCGCCGTCCTGCCCGATGAGATCACCCCCGTGCATGCAGCCGCCCTGCCGCTGGCCGGGATCACCGCGCTCCGGCTGCTCCGCGCAGTCGGCGCCCTGGCGGGCAGGCGGGTGCTGCTGACCGGCGCCTCAGGCGGAGTGGGTCATTACCTGACCGAACTGGCCGCCGCAGCGGGGGCGCAGGTCACCGCGGTGAGCGCCACGGCGGAGCGCGGCGCACGCCTGCGCGAGCTGGGCGCCGCGGCGATAGTGCACGACGTGTCCGACGCGGAGGGGCCGTTCGACGTGGTTCTGGAGTCCACCGGCGGAAGCGCGCTCGCGGCCGCGCTGGCCAGGCTGGTCCCGGGTGGCACCCTGATCTGGTACGGCCAGGCCAGCCGTGCCCCGGTGACGTTGAACTTCTTCGACCTGCTCGCCGGGCCGGAGAACGCCGTGATCCGGCACTTTCACTACGCCGGCGCGCCGTACGGTCCCGACCTGGCCACCCTGCTGCGCCTGGTGGCCGACGGGCGGCTCCACCCGGAGGTCGGCCGCGTCGCCGATTGGAGCCAGACCGCCGAGGTCCTGATCGACCTGCGGGAACGCCGCATCCGAGGCAACGCCGTACTGACGATCGGAGTAGCACGATGAGCGTCGCGGACTTCGTCGCCGCCAACCTGTCGCGTGCGACCGGCGCCGGGTTGGACCCGCACGAGTACCAGCGCGTCGCCAGGGAGATGGCTGTCCTGGACCAGTGGGGCGAGACGTTCATGCGTGCCGCACGCGGGCACCTGGCGCGTGCCGGGCAGGCAGCCACGACGATCTCAGCAGGCGAGCACTACCAGGTCGCGGCGAGTTGGTTCCATGTCGCCACCCTGGGGCCGAACCGTGAGAGCGCGCTGGCCGCCGCCGAGGCGGACACCGCCATGCGGCGCGCACTCGAACTGCTGGAGCCGGGGGCCCGCCGGATCGAGGGACCGGGCTTCACCGGCTGGCTGCGCGGCCCGGCCGATGCCGTGGCGACCGCGGTCGTGGTTCCCGGATTGGACTCCGGCAAGGAGGAATTCCACGCGGTGACCGGCGCCTTGCTGCGCCGGGGCCTGGCCGTGTTCGCCATGGACGGTCCGGGGCAGGGCGTGCTCGCGGCCGGCAGCACCGTCCGAGCCGACTATCACCACGTGATCGGCCAGGTCGTCGACGCCCTCGGCACCAGGAGCGTGGGACTCGTGGGGCTCAGCCTCGGCGGCTACTACGTCGCGGAAAGCGCCGCCCGTGAAACCCGCGTCGCGGCCGCCGCCACCGTCAGCGGCCCCTTCCATCTGGACTGGAACGCCCTGCCGCCCCCGGTACGGGAGATCATCGTCCGACGCGCCGGCGGCGAAGAAGCGGCCCGCCACTTCGCCCGGCAGGTGGATCTGTCCGTCCTGGCCCCGCAGATCACCTGCCCGCTGCTGGTGGTGGACGGCGGCCAGGACGTCATCCCCGGCGTGACCAACGGCGAGCCGCTGGCCCGCCTGGCGCCACACGGACAGTACCTGCGCATCCCTCACGGTGACCACCTGCTCGGCAACGCCCGATCCGACTGGCTGGCCACCCTCGCCGACTGGCTTCACGGAGCACTCACATGACACGCTTCATCGACCAGACCGCCCTGATCACCGGCGGCACGAGCGGCATGGGACTGGGCACCGCACACCGCCTCATCGCCGAAGGCGCCCACGTGATCGTCACCGGCCGCACCCGGCAACGTGTCGACCAGGCCGCCGCCCTGCTCGGCCCGCGCGCCCTCGGCGTGGTCGCGGACACCACCGACCTCGATGCTCTGAACGCCCTGATGGACACGATCAAGGCACGCTACGGCAAGCTGAACGTCGTCTTCGCCAACGCCGGAGTGGGCACTTTCACGCCCTTCGCCGACATCACCGAACCCGACTTCGATCACGCCGTCGACGTGAACTTCAAGGGGGTGTTCTTCACGCTTCAGAAAGCGCTGCCGCTGATCGTTGATGGCGGCTCCATCGTCATCAACGCCTCCTGGACCCTGCATCGCGGCAACGGCATCCTCACGTTGTACTCGGCCACCAAGGCGGCCGCGCACAACCTGGCCCGCACCCTGGCGGCGGAGCTCGCGCCGCGGGGCGTCCGCGTCAACTCCATCAGCCCCGGGTACATCGACACACCGATGTACCCGGTTGCGGCGTTGAGCGAGACGGAGGCCGCCGCCATCACCAGTCGCGTCGTGGCCGACCGGTTCGGCCGGCCGGAGGAGATCGCCGCAGCGGTGGCGTTTCCCGCCTCCGCCGAGGCGTCCTACATCAACGGCCAGGACCTGGTGATCGACGGCGGCCTGGTGAACGCGATCCCTGCCTGACGTGCCCTTCACCCCCGCCTCCTCCCCCTCTGACACGAGCCGACCGTCTGGGTACGCGAGCCGACGTCCAAATGCCCTTGTCCACCATTGCGGCACCGCACTACCTTGCCGATGTGGAACTCTTCTCCCGCTCTTGGACGGCGTTGCGTACGGCGGTCGCCGAACTCCCGGACGAGGATTTCGCACAGCCGTCCGGCTGTACCGGCTGGCTCGTGCGGGACCTGGTGTGCCATCTGGTCATCGATGCTCAGGACGTCCTGATCACCCTGGTGACCCCCGCCGAAGCGGAGCCGACCCGCGACGCGGTGACCTACTGGGACGTCGCCGAAAAGCCGCCGACCGGCGACGACCCGCTCGACGCGCTGATCGTCCGGCTGGCCGCCGCGTACGGGGAGCCTTGGCTGCTCAAGTTCCACTTCGACGACGTCGGCTCCGCCGCCGGCCGCGCCGCCGAACTCGCCGACCCGGGCCTCCGGGTCGGCACCCGCGACGTGGTTCTCACCGCGGGCGACTATCTCTGCGCGTATGTCCTGGAGTGGACGCTGCACCACCTCGACCTGGTCGCGTATCTCCCGGACGCGGCGGAACCGCCCGCGGAGGGGCTCGCCCGGTCTCGCGAGATGCTGGAGAAGATCGCCGGGGCCGTGTTCCCCGCGTCGTTCTCCGACAGGGACGCGCTGCTGGTCGGCACCGGACGGCGTGCCCCGACCGACGTGGAGAAGGCCGAACTGGGCGAGCTGGCCGCGAAACTCCCGCTCGTCCTCGGATGATCGTCTGGCCGGACGAGACCTTCGGCGCGGGCAAGACGAGGGCGCGGAAACCGGTCACCGGCTTCCCGATGCGGGATCTTCGACGCCGAGCACGATGGCGAAGCCGGGGGCCGGGCCGACGTGCTCGGCATGGAGGCAGCGGAAGCGCTGCTGAGCGCCGGCGTGGTCACGGCTCATGACTCCTCCGTGTCCGGCGCCGGTGAGATCGTCGCACCGGCCGACAGCAGTCTCTCCGCCAGCTCGCGGCAGCGCCTCCCGAGCTCCGGAGGGTCGAGTACCTCGAAGTCGTGCCCCAGCAGGAGCACGTGCATGAGCACGAAATCGAGGCTGCCGGCGCCACTGAGCACCTCGCAGAGCTCACTCCCTCGCCGTCGTACGACGGCCGCCGACGCCGGAATCTGCGCGCGCACCGTGTCGGCCGACGCGTGCACGAGGAAGCGCGCCTGGTGCGGGTAGACCCGGCTCGTCACACCCTCCTGCACGTACGTCGCCGCGTCGGGCGCCGCGCGCGGGCGGAAACGCCAGGTCCGTGCGGACACATCGGTCATCCGGTCGACACGGAAGCTGCGCCAGTCGTCGCGATCGAGGTCGTAGGCGAGGAGGTACCAGCGCCGGTCGGAGGCGACCAGGCGATAAGGCTCGGCCCGCCGCCGTCGCACCTCGCTCCCAGACGGGTAGTCGAAGCCGGCCTCGACCTCGTCGCGGCAGGCTCTGGCCAGCGTCATGAGCACCTCGGGGTCGACCGGCGTGCGGCCTCCGCCGAAGGACTCCACCGAGCCGGAGAGCGCGCGCACCTCGTGCCGCAGCCGGGTGGGCAGCACCCGGTCGAGCTTGGTCAGCGCCCGGAGCGCGGCGTCGGCGGCGCCGGCGACCGTGCCACCCGCGCCGGCGAGCAGCGAGACCACGGTGGCGATCGCCTCCTCGTCGTCGAGAAGCAGCGGCGGCAGGTCCTGCCCCGGTCCGAGCTGGTAGCCGCCGCCGACACCCTGGCTGGCGTGCACCGGATAGCCGAGTGCGCGCAGCCGCTCGACATCACGCCGTACCGTGCGCGGCGTGACCCCGAGCCGGTCGGCGAGCTCGGGGCCGGTCCAGACCTGGCGCTGCTGCAACAGCCCCAGCAGGGTGAGCACCCGCTCCGTCGTACCCCGCTCGTCACCCCGTACCACGTCCATGTCGTCCACCCTGCCAGAGATAGCGGACCGACCCTGTCCGCCAGAGGTGCCAGGGTGACTCCATGGACGCAGACGAACTCGACTGGAACCGAGCATTGCGCGAGCAGTGGGAGTTCCACTGGAACCATCAGCTCCGAGCCCGGCTCGACGGTCTCACCGACGACGAGTACTTCTGGTCGCCGGTGCCGGACGCCTGGAGCGTACGGCCGCGCGGCAGCTCCACGGCGCCCGTGCAGGTCGGTGCCGGGGACTTCACGATGGACTACGCCTTCCCCGAGCCGGTCCCCGCGGCCTTCACCACGATCGCCTGGCGACTCGGTCACGTCGTCGTCGGCGTGCTCGCCACGCGCAACGCGGCGCACTTCGGCGCGCCGGCGGCGTCGTACGAGACCTGGGAGTACGCCGGCAGCGCGGCCACCGCGCTCGACCAGCTCACGTCCCAGCTCGACGTCTGGCTGGCCGGGGTCTCCGGCCTCGGCGACGCCGGGCTCCGGGTCCCGGTCGGCGCGAAGGAGCCCTTCCCCGAGGCGCCCACGGCCGATCTGGTGCTGCACATCCACCGCGAGCTGATCCACCACCTGTCCGAGGTCTGCTTACTGCGCGACCTCTACCTGCACATGAAACCCGCCACGAACGGAGCAACCCGATGAGCCGCCACATCCAGGTCACCTTCGACGCCCACGACCCGGGTGCGCTGTCGTCCTTCTGGCGCGACGTACTGGGCTACGTCCACCCCGGCCCG from Streptosporangium sp. NBC_01756 includes the following:
- a CDS encoding PRC-barrel domain-containing protein, which encodes MTENIWSYRPEAYSGEQTLGLVGFDVEATDGKIGSVDEENDAVGDSYIVVDTGFWIFGKKVVLPAGTVIRIDPQERKVYISRTKEEIKQAPEFDEATYREPDYRDRLSDYYGAGTW
- a CDS encoding PP2C family protein-serine/threonine phosphatase; this translates as MFDRVRVAAVHASGLLDTGPEPVFDDLAGLALTVTGASTAFVTVLDERRSFWKSVIGLGDPPVEERQNAAEASLCHLVVAADGPLIVTDAATDARVCMISSVTRMGIGAWAGYPIHAPGGQVLGALCVVDSAPREWNQAQIKTLATLARAVSGEIALRDVLGRMETQMADLRAASDAAAALARTLQESLLPPVLTQPPGIQAAARYLPAGQGVTVLGDFYDLFTASPSRWCVIMGDVSGHGVEAAKVTALARYTVRADASHHISSNRVLEQLNTALLAQQVASHQLLTAVCAIFRIDGVGITGVLSTAGHPSALIRHIDGTVQELRSAGAMLGVFPDAGLTSTRFTLRPGEVLLFHTDGVTEAHRPTDRRLFGEERLHRLLAGCGDLDASAIVERIGEAVLAHCEGDSADDIALLALRVPAIRPAAGNSRSLPARPNT
- a CDS encoding LysR family transcriptional regulator; this encodes MDLDLAQVRAFVLAATELHFGHAAEDLAISQQALSKRVARLESTLGRHLFDRGGQGVRLTEAGERFLEPARQALAAADRAVAAVLDAHRPLRIDVWGHLYAPMRTLAQVAIREPRLEPGHGRDLSSVIAALLHGDMDAAFGRVHAPLPAGLTHRLVRLEPVDVIFGTEHPLAHAPAIRPAQLRDSVLWTPGPLHRLDFLHRFAEAFGIHDRAEGTNLGLDHFLADLVVDPRRFSLLPADVPLPAHPAIRSVPLVGPTPLYAWSLLWRDNDGHLPLDTLVSAFVEEAERNRWLEYDPLRDWLPERQVRRMASMPQPLPQRSFSPM
- a CDS encoding zinc-binding dehydrogenase; its protein translation is MRRLMPTGDVARPVEFAQDAQPTTAPDEVLVKVEAFSPNRGETFLLEEPKPGLIPGKDIAGLIVQAAADGSGPQAGTRVVGHPPMGGWAEYAAVPTHSLAVLPDEITPVHAAALPLAGITALRLLRAVGALAGRRVLLTGASGGVGHYLTELAAAAGAQVTAVSATAERGARLRELGAAAIVHDVSDAEGPFDVVLESTGGSALAAALARLVPGGTLIWYGQASRAPVTLNFFDLLAGPENAVIRHFHYAGAPYGPDLATLLRLVADGRLHPEVGRVADWSQTAEVLIDLRERRIRGNAVLTIGVAR
- a CDS encoding alpha/beta hydrolase family protein, encoding MSVADFVAANLSRATGAGLDPHEYQRVAREMAVLDQWGETFMRAARGHLARAGQAATTISAGEHYQVAASWFHVATLGPNRESALAAAEADTAMRRALELLEPGARRIEGPGFTGWLRGPADAVATAVVVPGLDSGKEEFHAVTGALLRRGLAVFAMDGPGQGVLAAGSTVRADYHHVIGQVVDALGTRSVGLVGLSLGGYYVAESAARETRVAAAATVSGPFHLDWNALPPPVREIIVRRAGGEEAARHFARQVDLSVLAPQITCPLLVVDGGQDVIPGVTNGEPLARLAPHGQYLRIPHGDHLLGNARSDWLATLADWLHGALT
- a CDS encoding SDR family oxidoreductase: MTRFIDQTALITGGTSGMGLGTAHRLIAEGAHVIVTGRTRQRVDQAAALLGPRALGVVADTTDLDALNALMDTIKARYGKLNVVFANAGVGTFTPFADITEPDFDHAVDVNFKGVFFTLQKALPLIVDGGSIVINASWTLHRGNGILTLYSATKAAAHNLARTLAAELAPRGVRVNSISPGYIDTPMYPVAALSETEAAAITSRVVADRFGRPEEIAAAVAFPASAEASYINGQDLVIDGGLVNAIPA
- a CDS encoding maleylpyruvate isomerase N-terminal domain-containing protein gives rise to the protein MELFSRSWTALRTAVAELPDEDFAQPSGCTGWLVRDLVCHLVIDAQDVLITLVTPAEAEPTRDAVTYWDVAEKPPTGDDPLDALIVRLAAAYGEPWLLKFHFDDVGSAAGRAAELADPGLRVGTRDVVLTAGDYLCAYVLEWTLHHLDLVAYLPDAAEPPAEGLARSREMLEKIAGAVFPASFSDRDALLVGTGRRAPTDVEKAELGELAAKLPLVLG
- a CDS encoding helix-turn-helix transcriptional regulator, which codes for MDVVRGDERGTTERVLTLLGLLQQRQVWTGPELADRLGVTPRTVRRDVERLRALGYPVHASQGVGGGYQLGPGQDLPPLLLDDEEAIATVVSLLAGAGGTVAGAADAALRALTKLDRVLPTRLRHEVRALSGSVESFGGGRTPVDPEVLMTLARACRDEVEAGFDYPSGSEVRRRRAEPYRLVASDRRWYLLAYDLDRDDWRSFRVDRMTDVSARTWRFRPRAAPDAATYVQEGVTSRVYPHQARFLVHASADTVRAQIPASAAVVRRRGSELCEVLSGAGSLDFVLMHVLLLGHDFEVLDPPELGRRCRELAERLLSAGATISPAPDTEES
- a CDS encoding DinB family protein produces the protein MDADELDWNRALREQWEFHWNHQLRARLDGLTDDEYFWSPVPDAWSVRPRGSSTAPVQVGAGDFTMDYAFPEPVPAAFTTIAWRLGHVVVGVLATRNAAHFGAPAASYETWEYAGSAATALDQLTSQLDVWLAGVSGLGDAGLRVPVGAKEPFPEAPTADLVLHIHRELIHHLSEVCLLRDLYLHMKPATNGATR